In Chryseobacterium shigense, the following proteins share a genomic window:
- a CDS encoding helix-turn-helix domain-containing protein: protein MKQPVRIKTISEFHQFRGLAKPEHPLISVVDYSKIKDDAKETELSWILDFYSISVKRTSATKIKYGQQQYDFDEGFMFFMAPGQVFRIKRDPDSVVKHTGWILLIHPDFLWHTPLAKTIKNYEYFDYSVNEALFLSEKEENVIYNIVQNIHQEYHSNIDTFSQNIIISQIETLLNYSERFYQRQFITRKISNHKILDSLETVLTDYFNSEDLVTKGLPGVQYIADQLNVSPGYLTGLLKVLTGQNTQQHIHEKLIGKAKEKLSTTRLSVSEIAYELGFEHPQSFSKLFKSKTSLSPLEFRKSFS, encoded by the coding sequence ATGAAACAGCCCGTAAGAATCAAAACCATCAGTGAATTTCATCAGTTCCGGGGTTTGGCAAAACCTGAGCATCCGCTTATCAGTGTTGTAGATTACAGTAAAATAAAGGATGATGCAAAGGAAACCGAACTGAGCTGGATACTGGATTTTTATTCTATTTCCGTTAAAAGAACTTCTGCCACCAAAATAAAATACGGTCAGCAGCAATATGATTTTGATGAGGGCTTTATGTTTTTTATGGCTCCGGGACAGGTTTTCAGGATTAAAAGAGATCCGGATTCGGTTGTGAAACATACGGGATGGATCCTGCTCATTCATCCTGATTTTCTTTGGCACACTCCTTTGGCAAAGACCATAAAAAATTATGAATACTTTGATTATTCCGTGAATGAGGCTTTGTTTCTATCCGAAAAAGAAGAAAATGTAATTTATAATATTGTTCAGAATATTCATCAGGAATATCATTCCAATATTGATACATTCAGCCAGAATATTATTATTTCACAGATTGAAACCCTGCTTAATTATTCGGAACGCTTTTACCAGCGGCAGTTTATCACCCGTAAAATTTCCAACCATAAAATCCTTGATTCCCTGGAAACAGTACTTACCGATTATTTTAACAGTGAAGATCTGGTTACCAAAGGACTTCCAGGCGTTCAGTATATCGCGGACCAACTGAATGTATCTCCGGGTTATCTAACGGGACTGCTAAAAGTACTTACCGGCCAGAATACCCAACAGCATATTCACGAAAAACTGATCGGAAAAGCAAAGGAAAAATTATCCACCACCCGGTTATCGGTTAGTGAGATAGCCTACGAATTGGGGTTTGAGCATCCTCAGTCATTCAGTAAATTATTTAAAAGTAAAACAAGCCTTTCTCCTCTGGAATTTAGAAAGTCTTTTAGCTGA
- a CDS encoding SDR family oxidoreductase, whose product MKSALVTGANKSIGFEVVKQLAQKGIYVYLGSRNLQNGMAAVDKLRAEGLNNVEAIQLDITDDESVKNARSEIGSKTKVLDILINNAGIYGGYPQTALDATIDQFKATYDANLYGVVRVTQAFIDLLKKSPEPRIVNVSSSQGSITLHSDPAYKYYDYKGVVYLSSKSAMNMFTVVLAYELKNTAFKINAVCPGYTKTDFNGHRGPGSIEDAGKRIVKYALIGNDGATGKFFSEENNPETSEIPW is encoded by the coding sequence ATGAAATCAGCATTAGTAACAGGAGCAAACAAAAGCATTGGCTTTGAAGTAGTAAAGCAGCTTGCTCAGAAAGGAATTTATGTTTACCTCGGCAGCCGCAACTTACAAAACGGTATGGCAGCCGTTGATAAACTGAGAGCGGAAGGGCTCAACAATGTAGAAGCTATTCAGCTTGACATTACAGATGACGAATCAGTAAAAAATGCCCGTTCAGAAATAGGCAGTAAAACAAAAGTACTGGACATACTTATTAATAATGCAGGTATTTACGGAGGGTATCCACAAACTGCACTTGACGCAACTATTGACCAGTTTAAAGCAACTTATGATGCAAATCTTTATGGCGTAGTAAGAGTTACGCAGGCATTTATTGATTTGCTGAAAAAATCTCCGGAGCCCCGTATTGTAAATGTAAGCTCAAGCCAGGGTTCGATTACCCTTCACAGCGATCCTGCATATAAATACTACGACTACAAAGGAGTTGTGTATCTTTCTTCAAAATCAGCGATGAATATGTTTACCGTTGTTCTGGCCTACGAATTAAAAAACACCGCTTTCAAAATAAATGCTGTTTGTCCGGGATATACCAAAACAGATTTCAATGGTCACCGCGGGCCGGGAAGTATAGAAGATGCCGGGAAAAGGATTGTAAAATATGCTTTGATTGGTAATGACGGAGCCACAGGGAAATTTTTTAGTGAGGAAAATAATCCTGAAACCAGTGAAATACCGTGGTAA
- a CDS encoding helix-turn-helix domain-containing protein, which produces MDLQDITLTDGQLLFAMPNQVFTPPDNTDGLKYFKVLFDENTLALLPQQFSFLVNPLNTQKIIFDDVTRQRIQKVFEILNQLLQTDKNQPDTEVVLAYLNSLLTELNSAYFKNKEPVNILNANLSKFIEFKLAVETHLIEQPSINTIAEKLALTTNSLYRIVKEYSGVSPKNFFTGRLMIEAQRKLHYSNLSVKELAYELGFNDADYFSKLFKKCTGKSVTEFLENTRDLSGK; this is translated from the coding sequence TTGGATTTGCAGGACATTACTCTCACAGACGGACAATTGCTTTTTGCAATGCCCAATCAGGTTTTTACACCGCCGGATAATACAGATGGTCTTAAATATTTTAAGGTGCTGTTTGATGAAAACACCTTGGCATTGCTTCCGCAGCAATTTTCTTTTTTAGTCAATCCTTTAAACACGCAAAAAATAATATTTGATGATGTCACGAGGCAACGTATACAAAAAGTTTTTGAAATTTTAAATCAATTGCTTCAAACAGATAAAAACCAACCGGATACAGAAGTAGTATTAGCTTATTTGAACTCATTACTGACAGAATTAAATAGCGCCTATTTCAAAAATAAAGAACCCGTAAATATTTTAAACGCCAACCTGTCAAAATTTATTGAGTTTAAATTAGCGGTTGAAACACATCTCATTGAGCAGCCTTCCATCAATACCATTGCTGAAAAACTAGCCCTTACCACCAATAGTTTATACCGCATTGTAAAAGAATATTCAGGTGTTTCACCCAAGAATTTTTTTACTGGCCGCCTGATGATAGAAGCACAGCGAAAACTGCATTATTCTAATCTTTCCGTAAAAGAGCTTGCTTACGAGTTAGGGTTTAACGATGCAGATTATTTTTCTAAGCTTTTCAAAAAATGTACAGGAAAAAGTGTGACCGAGTTTTTAGAAAACACCCGGGATTTGTCGGGTAAATAA
- a CDS encoding alpha/beta fold hydrolase, with protein sequence MKTIQSIIFLFLTAIFVSAQSHGNKDFFETSDHVRIKYEVSGKGEACIYIPGGPGQGYASFELLGGNNLEKNMQMIYMDQRGSGKSGTSENYHLEAMVQDIEELRQHLKLDKVFLLAHSFGGIIAVNYAKKYSQHTKGLILANITLHFLNNESLKEQIEYGNSLLQQKNKIISEDSLSSELSKVSAALRKKRIGYKFLTEDIETIKQMDKIDSLHPRIIDFGMAVISKPKDFPEYYANYAPITKDIKVPTLIITGKRDKAVGTQHYKTFQFPDQKVVSIDGGHLLYYEKNKDFVNAVTGFVNKIK encoded by the coding sequence ATGAAAACGATCCAATCAATTATATTTCTTTTTCTTACAGCTATTTTTGTCTCCGCCCAGAGTCATGGCAATAAAGATTTTTTTGAAACCTCCGACCATGTCAGAATTAAATATGAAGTTTCAGGAAAAGGAGAAGCCTGCATTTATATTCCGGGAGGCCCCGGCCAGGGATACGCTTCTTTTGAGCTGTTGGGAGGAAACAATCTGGAAAAAAATATGCAAATGATTTACATGGATCAGCGGGGATCAGGAAAATCCGGGACATCAGAAAATTACCATCTGGAAGCAATGGTTCAGGACATTGAAGAATTGAGGCAACATCTGAAGCTTGACAAGGTTTTTCTGCTGGCTCATTCTTTCGGGGGAATTATTGCAGTAAACTATGCTAAAAAATATTCGCAACATACAAAAGGACTTATCCTAGCTAATATCACGCTTCATTTTCTTAATAACGAATCTCTGAAAGAACAGATAGAATACGGAAACAGCCTTCTTCAACAAAAGAATAAAATAATTTCCGAAGACAGTCTTTCTTCAGAATTATCAAAAGTCAGTGCTGCATTGAGAAAGAAAAGAATTGGGTACAAATTTCTCACCGAAGATATTGAAACCATCAAGCAAATGGATAAAATAGATTCTCTTCATCCCAGAATTATAGATTTCGGTATGGCCGTTATTTCCAAGCCTAAAGATTTCCCGGAGTATTATGCAAATTATGCTCCAATCACTAAAGATATTAAGGTTCCGACATTAATTATTACCGGAAAAAGGGATAAAGCCGTAGGAACTCAACATTATAAAACGTTTCAATTTCCGGATCAGAAGGTGGTTTCTATTGATGGCGGACATCTTCTGTATTATGAAAAGAATAAGGATTTCGTAAATGCTGTAACCGGTTTTGTGAACAAAATAAAGTAG
- a CDS encoding malate dehydrogenase → MKVTVVGAGAVGASCAEYIAMKNFCSEVVLVDIKEGFAEGKAMDLMQTASLNGFDTKITGTTGDYSKTAGSHVAVITSGIPRKPGMTREELIGINAGIVKEVTENLVKHSPEVIIIVVSNPMDTMAYLVHKTSGLPKHKIIGMGGALDSARFKYRLAEALESPISDVDGMVIAAHSDTGMLPLLSKATRNGVPVTEFLSDEQQKYVIEETKVGGATLTKLLGTSAWYAPGAAVSVMVQAIACDQKKMIPCSLMLEGEYGQNDICLGVPAIIGANGVEKIVNLTLTADEQLKFAEAANAVREINGDLKF, encoded by the coding sequence ATGAAAGTAACTGTAGTAGGTGCAGGCGCTGTAGGAGCAAGCTGTGCAGAATACATCGCAATGAAAAACTTCTGCTCGGAAGTAGTTTTAGTAGACATTAAAGAAGGATTTGCTGAAGGTAAAGCAATGGATTTGATGCAGACAGCATCTCTTAACGGATTTGATACAAAAATTACCGGAACAACAGGAGATTACAGCAAAACTGCAGGTTCTCACGTAGCAGTAATTACTTCAGGTATTCCAAGAAAACCGGGAATGACAAGAGAAGAATTAATCGGTATCAACGCAGGTATCGTGAAAGAGGTTACTGAAAACCTGGTAAAACATTCTCCGGAGGTAATCATTATTGTGGTTTCTAACCCAATGGATACCATGGCATATCTTGTACACAAAACTTCAGGTCTTCCTAAGCACAAAATCATCGGAATGGGTGGTGCACTGGATTCTGCAAGATTCAAATACAGATTGGCTGAAGCACTGGAAAGCCCTATCTCTGACGTAGACGGTATGGTAATCGCTGCACACAGTGATACCGGAATGCTTCCATTATTAAGCAAAGCTACAAGAAATGGTGTTCCTGTAACTGAATTCTTAAGCGATGAGCAACAAAAATATGTAATCGAGGAAACTAAAGTTGGAGGTGCTACATTAACAAAATTATTAGGAACTTCAGCTTGGTATGCACCAGGTGCAGCAGTTTCTGTAATGGTTCAGGCAATTGCCTGCGATCAGAAAAAAATGATCCCTTGTTCTTTAATGCTTGAAGGCGAATACGGACAAAACGATATCTGCTTGGGTGTTCCTGCCATTATCGGGGCAAACGGAGTGGAAAAAATTGTTAACTTAACGCTTACTGCGGACGAGCAATTGAAGTTTGCTGAAGCGGCTAACGCTGTAAGAGAAATAAACGGAGATCTTAAGTTTTAA
- a CDS encoding biliverdin-producing heme oxygenase, which produces MVSEYLKQNTAEYHDAAEKLFNSEKIFNKTFTLEDYRKIINTNYLMLLHSEDKIFRSLSDKYSEKLQLSNRKKLSLIEKDLESLSLENQTASHNLEFDNEHEALGAMYVIEGSTLGGNVIAKQLSKTEGFDNITFNFFGCYQENTGPMWKNFKEVLDTEVAEENYNEVLSGAKKLYKFLLNVN; this is translated from the coding sequence ATGGTATCAGAGTATCTTAAGCAGAATACAGCGGAATATCACGATGCTGCGGAGAAACTTTTCAATTCTGAGAAAATTTTTAATAAAACCTTCACACTGGAAGATTACAGAAAGATCATCAATACCAATTACCTGATGCTTCTTCACAGTGAAGATAAAATATTCAGAAGTCTTTCGGATAAATATTCGGAAAAGCTTCAGCTTAGCAACAGAAAGAAACTTTCTCTTATTGAGAAGGATCTCGAAAGTCTTTCTTTGGAAAATCAGACGGCTTCCCACAATCTGGAATTTGATAACGAACATGAGGCTTTAGGAGCAATGTATGTGATTGAGGGGTCTACTTTAGGTGGAAATGTAATTGCAAAACAGCTTTCCAAAACAGAAGGTTTTGATAATATCACCTTCAATTTCTTCGGATGTTACCAGGAAAATACGGGACCGATGTGGAAAAACTTTAAAGAGGTTCTGGACACTGAAGTTGCTGAGGAAAACTATAATGAAGTCCTGTCGGGAGCAAAAAAACTATATAAATTTTTACTGAACGTCAATTAA
- a CDS encoding ATP-binding protein, which produces MNFVECHEEPIHIPGYIQSFGYLFGIDAESHSITFFSRNITDIFGIGNAEQLFDRRLTDFPEIFRPVIDSDLYASLHSFTKRENETHFDKVFIGEKEYHFSVFRSGKHIFLEFEEVLENPNKRISNKYDNFYAIDNEKEIWEQLLSTLSKIVNYDRMMVYKFMMDGSGKVVAERRHNHMESYMGLHYPESDIPRQARELYLRKRKRIFSNVYAETVPLISRSKENIDLTFAASRGMSPIHGQYIKNSGAASSFSISIIIDDYLWGLVTCQNSEFKHIDLEDRVQAGIFTALASNAYSSFKSKNELKYRLELNEKASQLKAEFLKHNNLFDSLAENKGKIMKLPEADGLAIISEGNTVTVGAVPENETIDAVAHWALENTTESIFVSRSFLKDYGKELKLDENVAGVIIYFIERSKKEMLIWFRKEFDEHINWAGNPEKKIEIFMKDGEEKQMVSPRTSFHIFTENIKGNSKRWNSRNVSSVQAVRDVILETSHKQYNAIKALNNELRQVNEELDSFSYTISHDLGTPLTVMKLNAQMLLANFEETEKNKNKLNSIVEEIDNMAEMMHDVLQLSRAKHSEIELERLAPVNMIRKISENAKITFDSPKTEVVIKESPEVLADKTMLNQVFLNVINNAVKYTSHQEEPKVEIRGTVEGETVVYRISDNGIGIPEQEKHKMFKIFNRMDNAKTFKGNGVGLSIVHRIMNRIGGNVDYESNKEGTCFILTFKKP; this is translated from the coding sequence ATGAATTTTGTAGAGTGTCATGAGGAGCCCATCCATATTCCTGGGTATATACAAAGTTTCGGATACCTGTTTGGCATTGATGCAGAGTCGCACTCCATTACTTTTTTCAGCAGGAATATCACGGATATATTCGGAATCGGAAATGCAGAACAGCTTTTCGACAGGAGGCTTACGGATTTTCCTGAAATCTTCCGGCCTGTTATTGATTCGGATCTTTATGCTTCCCTTCATAGCTTTACAAAAAGAGAAAATGAAACCCACTTTGATAAGGTATTTATTGGGGAAAAAGAATATCATTTTTCTGTTTTCAGAAGCGGTAAACATATCTTCCTTGAGTTTGAAGAGGTACTGGAAAATCCGAATAAACGTATTTCCAATAAGTATGATAATTTCTATGCTATAGACAATGAAAAGGAAATTTGGGAACAGCTGCTGAGCACACTTTCTAAAATTGTGAATTATGACCGGATGATGGTTTATAAATTTATGATGGATGGTTCAGGAAAGGTAGTGGCAGAAAGAAGGCATAATCATATGGAGAGCTACATGGGGCTTCATTATCCGGAATCTGATATTCCCAGACAGGCAAGAGAGCTTTATTTAAGAAAAAGAAAAAGAATATTCAGTAACGTATATGCAGAAACGGTTCCGCTTATAAGCAGGTCTAAAGAAAACATAGATCTTACTTTTGCGGCTTCCCGTGGAATGTCGCCTATTCATGGGCAGTATATTAAAAATTCCGGAGCGGCTTCCAGTTTCAGTATATCTATTATTATTGATGATTATCTTTGGGGACTGGTTACCTGCCAGAATTCTGAGTTTAAACATATTGACCTTGAAGATAGGGTACAGGCCGGAATTTTCACGGCTTTGGCTTCCAATGCCTATTCTTCATTCAAATCTAAAAATGAACTGAAATACCGCCTGGAACTGAACGAAAAAGCATCTCAGCTGAAAGCGGAATTTTTGAAACATAACAATCTGTTTGATTCCCTTGCAGAAAATAAAGGAAAGATCATGAAGCTGCCTGAAGCGGACGGTCTTGCTATTATTTCAGAAGGAAATACAGTCACTGTGGGAGCAGTTCCTGAAAATGAAACAATTGATGCTGTTGCTCATTGGGCCCTTGAGAATACGACGGAAAGTATTTTTGTAAGCAGGAGTTTCCTTAAAGATTACGGAAAGGAACTGAAATTAGATGAAAATGTTGCGGGAGTCATTATCTATTTTATTGAGAGAAGTAAGAAAGAAATGCTGATCTGGTTCCGTAAAGAGTTTGATGAACATATCAACTGGGCCGGGAATCCTGAGAAAAAAATTGAAATATTCATGAAAGATGGGGAAGAAAAACAGATGGTCTCGCCAAGAACTTCTTTCCATATTTTTACAGAGAACATTAAAGGAAATTCAAAGAGGTGGAATTCCCGGAATGTCAGTTCCGTGCAGGCTGTAAGGGACGTAATCCTGGAGACTTCACATAAGCAGTATAACGCGATCAAAGCGCTGAATAATGAACTGAGACAGGTAAATGAAGAGCTTGACAGTTTTTCATATACAATTTCGCATGATCTGGGAACTCCTCTTACTGTAATGAAGCTGAATGCACAGATGCTGCTTGCGAATTTTGAAGAAACAGAAAAAAATAAAAATAAGCTGAACTCTATTGTTGAGGAAATCGACAATATGGCGGAAATGATGCACGATGTACTTCAGCTCAGCCGGGCCAAACACAGTGAGATAGAGCTTGAGCGTCTGGCTCCTGTGAATATGATCCGTAAGATATCGGAAAATGCAAAAATCACTTTCGACAGTCCGAAAACTGAAGTTGTGATCAAAGAATCCCCTGAAGTGCTTGCGGATAAAACGATGCTTAACCAGGTATTTCTGAATGTCATCAATAATGCCGTAAAATATACTTCCCACCAGGAAGAGCCAAAAGTGGAAATCCGCGGAACCGTGGAAGGTGAAACTGTTGTGTACAGGATTTCGGACAACGGCATTGGAATTCCTGAGCAGGAAAAACATAAGATGTTCAAAATTTTTAACCGGATGGATAATGCCAAAACATTCAAAGGAAATGGAGTAGGATTGTCTATTGTACACAGAATTATGAACCGGATAGGGGGAAATGTGGATTATGAGAGCAATAAAGAGGGAACATGCTTTATTTTAACGTTTAAAAAACCGTAA
- a CDS encoding porin, which produces MTLFSIKKRCLLLCALLAAFSVSAQIQDSLRPDKQEEDQVKYPVLQIKGLFQARYLVGMSKDVDVNGLHHADGSGTSNNFMLKYMRVQVRAQISKRTEVVALANLADFKNDPKSRVLENAYLKYTFSPKLAFTAGQFRPWFGIEETYPIDIIKSLDWSNQYTEFGKLGWTSFQIGLSATGQLQLGEIPFQYAVSVVNGNGKNQINDNDNGKQYSTRLVFGLSKKYNFNVGLNGGIGEVMSKKVYAVGIDLSSMIQFDPKWSLDMQLEAKQATNHVLYNTIDPELRPSNPDQYLIRGAYFLPNLRYEINHKNLSAFELSCRYEYLDTNFRLNSNPRQTITPMFGLEFLKNYGARIQLGVQFDRYKLQVENTSQYNNNLFIVQVQSRF; this is translated from the coding sequence ATGACCCTTTTTTCAATAAAAAAGAGATGCCTCTTACTATGTGCTTTACTGGCTGCTTTTTCAGTCAGTGCACAGATCCAGGATTCACTCCGCCCCGACAAGCAGGAGGAAGACCAGGTGAAATATCCTGTCCTCCAGATCAAAGGTCTTTTTCAGGCACGTTACCTCGTAGGTATGTCCAAAGATGTAGATGTAAACGGCCTGCATCATGCAGACGGATCAGGAACCAGCAATAATTTCATGCTCAAATACATGAGGGTTCAGGTACGTGCGCAGATCAGTAAAAGAACCGAAGTGGTAGCACTTGCCAATCTTGCCGACTTTAAAAACGATCCCAAAAGCAGGGTACTTGAAAATGCTTATCTGAAATATACTTTCAGTCCCAAATTAGCCTTTACCGCCGGGCAGTTCAGACCCTGGTTCGGGATTGAAGAGACTTATCCTATTGATATCATTAAATCTCTGGATTGGTCCAACCAATATACAGAATTTGGAAAACTGGGCTGGACAAGCTTCCAGATCGGACTTTCTGCAACAGGACAGCTTCAGCTGGGTGAAATCCCGTTTCAATATGCCGTTTCAGTTGTCAATGGAAATGGAAAAAATCAGATTAATGATAATGACAATGGAAAGCAATATTCTACGAGACTGGTTTTTGGCCTGTCAAAAAAATATAATTTCAATGTCGGCCTGAATGGCGGTATCGGCGAGGTTATGAGCAAAAAAGTATATGCAGTGGGGATTGATCTGAGCTCTATGATCCAGTTTGATCCAAAATGGAGCCTTGATATGCAACTGGAAGCCAAACAGGCAACCAACCATGTACTTTATAACACAATTGATCCGGAACTGAGACCTTCCAATCCTGACCAATACCTGATCCGGGGAGCTTATTTCCTTCCCAATCTAAGGTACGAGATCAATCACAAAAACCTCAGCGCCTTTGAACTGTCTTGCCGTTATGAATACCTGGATACCAATTTCAGGTTGAACTCCAATCCAAGACAGACCATTACTCCTATGTTCGGGCTGGAATTCCTCAAAAACTATGGAGCAAGAATCCAGCTGGGTGTACAGTTTGACCGTTACAAACTCCAGGTGGAAAATACATCACAATACAACAACAATCTGTTCATCGTTCAGGTACAGAGCAGATTTTAA
- a CDS encoding anion permease: protein MKEINITNIAITFAVALAIWFIPAPEGVAENAWHLFAIFAATILGIILKAAPMGTMCMMAIAFTALTQVVAPGDAGKSITKALSGFGDKVIWLIGISFFIARGFIKTGLGNRIAFLFIRIFGKSSLGLAYGLGLADVCLAPAIPSNTARGGGIIYPIMKSMAISFDSVPEKPETHRKLGSFLTLNSYYMNLIASSMFLTGTASNPMCQKFAANLGINITWMSWAAAGFVPGLVAFFVVPLVLYKLYPPELKKTGDAPKMAAQKLKEMGPISRNEWLMLLAFFILLALWIFGGALSIDATTTAFIGLTLLLLTSVLTWEDIKGEKGAWDTIVWFAVLVMMASSLNELGFIGWFSDLIKVKIGGLSWQVAFPVIIVVYFFSHYIFASATAHVAAMYAALLGVGVSLGIPPMLLAMMLGFLGSIYGVLTHYGHGPAPVFYGSGYVELKAWWLRGLEIGIVLLIIYMVIGGLWMKVLGYY from the coding sequence ATGAAAGAAATTAATATCACCAATATCGCGATAACATTTGCCGTTGCACTGGCCATCTGGTTTATCCCCGCGCCAGAAGGTGTCGCTGAAAATGCCTGGCATCTGTTTGCTATTTTTGCGGCAACTATCCTGGGAATTATTCTCAAAGCAGCTCCAATGGGTACCATGTGTATGATGGCTATTGCATTTACGGCCCTTACGCAGGTTGTGGCTCCCGGAGATGCAGGAAAATCAATTACGAAAGCACTTTCCGGATTCGGAGATAAAGTAATCTGGCTGATCGGGATATCATTCTTTATTGCCAGAGGATTTATCAAAACAGGACTAGGGAACCGGATTGCTTTTTTATTTATCAGGATCTTCGGTAAAAGCTCTCTCGGACTGGCTTACGGACTTGGACTTGCTGATGTCTGCCTGGCTCCTGCTATTCCCAGTAATACCGCAAGAGGAGGCGGAATTATCTACCCCATCATGAAATCTATGGCCATAAGCTTTGATTCTGTTCCTGAAAAACCGGAAACCCACAGAAAATTAGGTTCTTTCCTTACCCTGAACAGTTATTATATGAACCTCATCGCTTCTTCCATGTTCCTTACCGGGACTGCAAGTAACCCGATGTGCCAGAAATTTGCAGCCAATCTAGGAATCAATATCACCTGGATGTCATGGGCTGCTGCCGGTTTCGTTCCGGGATTAGTGGCATTCTTTGTTGTCCCTTTGGTTTTGTACAAATTATACCCGCCTGAACTGAAAAAAACAGGCGATGCACCTAAAATGGCAGCTCAGAAACTAAAAGAAATGGGGCCTATTTCCAGAAATGAGTGGCTGATGCTATTGGCTTTCTTTATTCTTTTAGCCCTTTGGATATTTGGAGGAGCACTGTCTATTGATGCTACCACTACAGCTTTCATAGGTCTTACTTTATTGTTATTAACCTCAGTACTGACCTGGGAAGATATTAAAGGCGAAAAAGGGGCATGGGACACCATTGTTTGGTTTGCCGTTCTGGTGATGATGGCCAGTTCTTTAAATGAGCTTGGTTTCATTGGCTGGTTCAGTGATCTTATTAAAGTAAAAATAGGTGGATTAAGCTGGCAGGTTGCTTTTCCGGTAATTATTGTCGTATACTTTTTCAGTCATTATATTTTTGCGAGTGCAACAGCTCATGTGGCTGCCATGTATGCGGCCTTACTGGGAGTTGGTGTTTCTTTGGGAATTCCGCCGATGCTGCTGGCTATGATGCTTGGATTCCTGGGCTCAATTTATGGGGTACTTACCCATTACGGTCATGGCCCGGCCCCGGTATTCTACGGAAGCGGTTATGTTGAACTAAAAGCCTGGTGGCTGAGAGGTCTTGAAATCGGGATCGTATTACTTATCATCTATATGGTAATCGGAGGACTTTGGATGAAAGTTTTAGGATACTATTAA
- a CDS encoding succinate dehydrogenase cytochrome b subunit, protein MLSTLSRKMLMCLTGLFLSFFLLIHFLGNLQLFLPPEQAHLQFNAYSHFLSGNILIKIVSYVLYASIILHALDGLIITLKNKKSGGSYQSKRRGRASKWYSRNMGILGTLILIFLVIHFQNFWYVYKFGNTPLDENGNKDLYILVVTVFKEWWYVIIYVLSMAALCYHLIHGIHSAARTLGLYHPKFVKWFKTVGIVYSVVISIGFALMPVYVFFTSN, encoded by the coding sequence ATGCTGTCAACCTTGTCGAGAAAAATGCTGATGTGCCTTACAGGACTTTTCCTGAGCTTTTTCCTGCTGATCCACTTCCTGGGAAATCTTCAGCTGTTTCTTCCTCCGGAGCAGGCGCACCTGCAGTTTAATGCTTACTCACATTTTCTGTCTGGGAATATTCTGATCAAGATAGTTTCATACGTACTGTATGCAAGTATTATTCTGCATGCTTTGGACGGACTTATCATTACCTTAAAAAATAAAAAATCGGGAGGCAGCTATCAGTCGAAAAGGCGCGGAAGAGCCAGCAAATGGTATTCCCGCAATATGGGAATTTTAGGTACTCTGATCCTGATCTTTCTTGTCATTCATTTCCAAAACTTCTGGTACGTCTACAAATTTGGAAACACTCCACTGGATGAAAACGGAAATAAAGACCTGTATATTCTTGTCGTGACAGTCTTCAAAGAATGGTGGTACGTCATTATTTATGTATTGTCAATGGCGGCGCTTTGTTATCATTTGATCCATGGAATTCACAGTGCAGCCAGAACGCTGGGACTTTATCATCCCAAGTTTGTAAAATGGTTCAAAACCGTCGGAATTGTATATTCAGTGGTGATCAGCATAGGTTTCGCGCTGATGCCTGTTTATGTATTCTTTACATCCAATTAA